In Pirellulales bacterium, the following proteins share a genomic window:
- a CDS encoding sodium:solute symporter, producing the protein MNALDYAVLFCAILGIACYGTWRTRDRRTFSAYLKGEGKTRWFSIGLSVMATQASAVTFLSTPGQGYESGLGFVQLYFGMPIALVIIAAVFLPIYRRLNLYTAYEYLGRRFDKKTRLLGAAVFLLQRGLGAGITIYAPAIVLSSVLGWRLDVTIVCSGLVVIVYTTLGGSDAVNITQKQQFAVIMAGMLAAAFVLCSKLPSGLLLSDTFSLAGGFHKLQATNYSFDLKERYTFWSGLLGGTFLMLAYFGADQSQVQRYISGASLRESRLGLMFNAVFKIPMQFFILLLGVLLFVFYQFQLPPVYFNRVAWQQRLEHGDRQQLNALEMNFNAAHDEQQQNLQAWIDARHGHDSDAEAAARAAATAVQQRMDDIRQEVAEAVDPRKKTNQSDYVFIDFILDYLPHGLIGLLITAFFAAALSAKAAELNALATSTTIDWYRYLIRPQASDEQCLLASKCFTVMWGFVAIAFALFAAMSENLIQAVNILGSIFYPVMLGLFMVGFFIRWVGGTAIFWGAILAQVLVIALYFSLEISYVWYNLIGCVVCMVFSMLLQIPLPRRPQPIGPNLTP; encoded by the coding sequence GTGAACGCACTTGATTATGCCGTGCTCTTTTGCGCCATCCTGGGAATTGCGTGTTATGGAACCTGGCGTACGCGTGATCGGCGGACGTTCAGTGCCTATCTCAAAGGCGAAGGAAAAACGCGCTGGTTTAGCATTGGGCTTTCGGTCATGGCCACGCAGGCCAGCGCCGTGACATTTCTTTCGACGCCGGGCCAAGGCTATGAAAGCGGTCTGGGGTTTGTGCAACTTTATTTTGGGATGCCGATTGCGCTGGTGATTATTGCGGCGGTGTTCTTGCCGATTTATCGACGGTTGAACCTGTATACCGCCTACGAATATTTGGGGCGACGGTTCGATAAGAAAACGCGATTGTTGGGAGCAGCGGTTTTTTTATTGCAGCGCGGACTTGGCGCCGGCATTACCATTTATGCGCCGGCCATTGTGCTTTCCAGCGTGCTCGGCTGGCGGTTGGACGTAACGATTGTGTGCAGCGGCCTGGTGGTCATTGTTTATACGACCTTGGGTGGCAGCGATGCGGTGAATATCACGCAGAAGCAGCAGTTTGCCGTGATTATGGCCGGAATGCTGGCGGCCGCTTTTGTGCTGTGCTCAAAATTGCCGTCCGGGCTTTTACTCAGCGATACCTTCAGCTTGGCCGGCGGATTTCACAAATTGCAGGCTACGAACTATTCGTTTGATCTGAAAGAGCGCTATACGTTTTGGTCGGGCCTGCTGGGCGGCACGTTTTTAATGCTGGCCTATTTTGGCGCCGACCAATCACAGGTGCAGCGCTACATTTCCGGCGCTTCGCTGCGAGAAAGCCGGCTGGGGCTAATGTTCAATGCCGTGTTCAAAATCCCGATGCAGTTTTTCATTCTGCTGTTGGGCGTGCTGCTGTTTGTGTTCTATCAATTTCAGCTGCCGCCGGTGTATTTTAACCGCGTGGCGTGGCAGCAACGGTTAGAGCACGGTGACCGCCAGCAGCTCAATGCGCTGGAAATGAACTTTAACGCCGCCCACGATGAACAGCAACAGAATCTGCAAGCCTGGATCGATGCACGGCATGGGCACGATTCGGATGCGGAAGCTGCGGCCCGCGCCGCTGCGACAGCGGTTCAGCAAAGGATGGACGACATTCGCCAAGAAGTCGCCGAGGCCGTCGATCCACGCAAAAAAACGAACCAATCGGATTACGTATTTATCGATTTTATTCTGGATTATCTGCCGCATGGGCTAATCGGACTGTTAATCACGGCATTTTTCGCAGCGGCACTATCGGCCAAAGCGGCGGAGTTGAACGCCCTGGCGACCAGCACCACGATCGATTGGTATCGATATCTTATCCGGCCGCAGGCCAGCGACGAGCAATGTTTGCTGGCTTCGAAATGCTTCACCGTGATGTGGGGATTCGTGGCGATTGCCTTCGCACTGTTTGCGGCCATGTCGGAAAATTTAATTCAGGCAGTCAACATCCTGGGGTCAATTTTTTATCCGGTAATGCTGGGGTTATTCATGGTCGGTTTCTTCATTCGCTGGGTTGGGGGAACTGCCATATTTTGGGGAGCAATCTTGGCGCAAGTACTTGTGATTGCGCTCTATTTTTCGCTGGAGATTAGTTACGTCTGGTATAATTTGATCGGTTGTGTGGTGTGCATGGTGTTCAGCATGCTGTTGCAAATTCCACTCCCTCGGCGGCCTCAACCGATCGGCCCAAATCTCACCCCATGA
- a CDS encoding PIG-L family deacetylase, with protein MSNSTIKSPVLMAFGPHPDDIEFACGGVIAKTTRAGHAAHLVICSRGESATHGTPEERVKEAQLGAEILRATVEFVELDGDAHLEVRPVHAIKLAGIIRHLRPQIVLAPSLVENQHPDHARLGKLVRDATRLARYGGLQELREQTPHTIRHLLYYAVSPDAEPRDITPVLIDVSAAEIIADWTAAMEAHRSQTQARAYVELQLTRARFHGLRAGVGHAVPLFPNDPVVLDSLNVLSGGVNRF; from the coding sequence ATGTCGAACTCGACAATTAAATCTCCAGTGCTAATGGCGTTCGGTCCACATCCGGACGACATCGAGTTTGCCTGCGGCGGCGTGATTGCCAAGACGACACGCGCCGGGCACGCGGCGCATTTGGTGATTTGCTCTCGTGGTGAATCTGCCACTCACGGCACACCCGAAGAGCGAGTTAAAGAAGCGCAACTTGGCGCTGAAATTCTGCGTGCCACGGTTGAATTTGTGGAGCTCGACGGCGATGCCCATTTGGAAGTTCGCCCCGTCCATGCCATCAAACTGGCGGGAATCATTCGCCATCTGCGGCCGCAGATTGTTTTAGCGCCCAGTCTGGTGGAAAATCAGCATCCGGATCATGCACGCTTGGGGAAGCTTGTCCGCGATGCTACTCGGCTTGCGCGGTATGGCGGCTTGCAAGAACTTCGCGAGCAAACGCCGCATACGATTCGGCATTTGTTGTATTACGCCGTATCGCCCGATGCGGAGCCGCGCGATATTACTCCAGTGCTAATCGATGTTTCGGCCGCGGAAATTATTGCCGATTGGACCGCGGCCATGGAGGCGCACCGTTCGCAAACGCAAGCCCGGGCATACGTGGAATTGCAACTAACGCGCGCTCGTTTCCACGGATTGCGTGCGGGCGTTGGTCATGCGGTGCCATTGTTTCCCAACGATCCCGTGGTGTTGGATTCGCTGAATGTGCTCAGCGGAGGCGTTAACCGCTTTTAA
- the bshA gene encoding N-acetyl-alpha-D-glucosaminyl L-malate synthase BshA yields the protein MCSAEALTAFNMASEHPLNIGIACYPTVGGSGVLASALGEKLAERGHEVHFFSYERPFRLPLDVPRLHFHRVEVNDYGLFKYPDYTLPLSVKMAEVSRQHQLDVLHVHYAVPHATAAILACGMLPAEHRPRIVTTLHGTDTTLLGRDPGYMAAIRHALNSSDAVTTVSDFLKQETQRLLNFDRPIETIHNFFTPRPVSRSRDEVREELGLNSELLLFHSSNLRSVKRIDLLLEATARIRPREAFKLLILAGEDFTPFEADVRRLGLTDRVTVRAKVMEIEDYLQAADLGLFTSELESFGLSILEGMCFGCPSVAMRVGGVPEVIDDNVSGLLTPFGDVGTFAKAVESLMQNGARRRAFGYAAQRYAQERFSAEVIVPRYENLYRRICG from the coding sequence ATGTGCTCAGCGGAGGCGTTAACCGCTTTTAATATGGCCAGCGAGCATCCCTTGAACATTGGCATCGCGTGCTATCCTACCGTGGGCGGCAGTGGCGTGTTGGCTTCGGCCTTGGGCGAAAAGCTGGCGGAGCGCGGACATGAGGTCCATTTTTTCAGTTATGAGCGCCCATTTCGATTGCCCCTTGATGTGCCCCGGTTGCATTTTCATCGTGTCGAGGTGAACGATTATGGACTGTTCAAATATCCCGATTACACGCTGCCGCTCTCTGTGAAAATGGCGGAAGTTAGCCGCCAGCATCAACTCGACGTGCTGCATGTTCACTACGCCGTGCCACACGCCACTGCTGCAATTCTGGCGTGTGGCATGTTGCCAGCGGAACATCGGCCGCGGATTGTTACAACGCTGCATGGAACAGATACCACCTTGCTGGGCCGTGACCCCGGCTATATGGCTGCTATTCGTCACGCACTCAACAGTTCGGACGCCGTAACAACCGTTTCCGATTTTTTAAAGCAGGAAACACAACGGCTGCTGAATTTTGATCGTCCGATTGAAACCATCCACAACTTTTTCACGCCGCGGCCTGTGAGTCGTTCCCGTGACGAAGTGCGCGAAGAGTTGGGGCTGAACAGCGAGCTGCTGCTGTTTCATAGTTCCAATTTGCGTTCGGTCAAGCGGATCGATTTACTGCTGGAAGCGACCGCCCGCATTCGTCCACGAGAAGCGTTTAAACTGCTGATTCTCGCGGGAGAGGATTTCACGCCGTTTGAAGCAGACGTGCGCCGACTGGGTTTGACTGATCGAGTCACAGTGCGGGCAAAGGTTATGGAAATTGAAGACTATCTCCAAGCCGCTGATTTGGGGCTATTCACTTCCGAGTTGGAAAGTTTCGGCCTGAGCATTCTGGAGGGCATGTGTTTTGGCTGCCCGAGTGTGGCGATGCGAGTGGGGGGCGTGCCAGAGGTAATCGATGACAATGTTTCGGGCTTGCTCACGCCATTTGGCGATGTGGGCACTTTTGCCAAGGCGGTGGAATCACTCATGCAAAACGGTGCCCGCCGCCGAGCCTTTGGCTACGCCGCCCAGCGTTATGCGCAGGAACGTTTCTCTGCCGAGGTGATTGTGCCGCGGTACGAGAATTTGTATCGCAGAATTTGTGGCTGA